Below is a genomic region from Planctomycetota bacterium.
TACGCGAGGTCGATGCGATCACAGGATGTCTGCTCCTCATCGAGCGACGCTTATGGGAAAAACTTGGCGGCTTCGATGAGCGCTTCGTGATGTATGGAGAAGACACCGACTTGTGCCTGCGCGCTTCTTCAGCAGGAGTGCCGTCGATTGTCTGTCCGGACAGCGAAATCATCCACCACGGCGGCGCGTCGGAAGCGGTCAGGTCTGACAAAATGATCCGGCTGTTCCGCGCCAAAGCGCAGTTAATCAAGAAGCACTGGTCGCCTGCGTCGGCGTTCTTCGGAACACGCGCGCTGATCGCTTGGGCCATGACGCGCATGGTGGCACACGCGGTTCTCGTGCCCATCCGAAAGGCATCTGCTCCGGCCTATGCGACCTGGAGGGAAATTGTCGTTCGCCGGTCAGAATTTCAGCTGAAAACGCGACATTGAGCCGGTGAAGTGACAAAATGCGTTGCGTCAGGGGGAGCCTGACACTATTTTGCAGCTGCTGCTCCGTGGATGAGGAGTGTCCGGAGCGGCGGGGCTAGCTCGGTTGTGTGCGGTGGAGCGATCACCTTTGAAGGGGATTTGGTATGGCTAAGGGCAGAGATCACTCAGAAATGGACCGGTTGGACAACGTGCAGGGGCCCGAGTCACAGCTCGATCAATGGCAGCGACGTCGCGTGCTAGCGATCGCCTCGGCCGGCGGACACTGGGTCCAACTGCTTCGCCTGATGCCGGCCTTCGCGCGGCACGACGTCGTCTTCGCATCGACGCGTGATTGGTGCGCTGCCGATTGCGGCAACGCGCGGTTCGAGCTCGTGCCCGATTCGAGTCGTTGGAACAAGCTCAAGCTCGTCTGGTCGCTTGCATGCATCGCCATGCTTGTTGCGCGGTTGCGGCCTGAAGTGATTGTGACGACTGGCGCGGCCCCCGGCTTTTTCGCACTTCGTCTCGGCCAGCTGTTCGGTGCCCGCACGATTTGGGTCGACAGCATCGCGAACGCTGAGAAGCTGTCCAACTCCGGAGCGAATATCGGCAGGCACGCATCCCTCTGGCTCACGCAGTGGCCGCACCTTGCTGGTGCGGATGGGCCGTCATTCGAGGGGCGGGTGATATGAGCCTCGACGCCAGCAATCCCTGCCGCATCTTCGTCACGGTCGGAACCCAGGTCGCGTTCGATCGTC
It encodes:
- a CDS encoding UDP-N-acetylglucosamine--LPS N-acetylglucosamine transferase; the encoded protein is MDRLDNVQGPESQLDQWQRRRVLAIASAGGHWVQLLRLMPAFARHDVVFASTRDWCAADCGNARFELVPDSSRWNKLKLVWSLACIAMLVARLRPEVIVTTGAAPGFFALRLGQLFGARTIWVDSIANAEKLSNSGANIGRHASLWLTQWPHLAGADGPSFEGRVI